The Streptomyces sp. NBC_00597 DNA segment TCGCGCGGGTTGGGTGTTGTTGTGACGCGATGTCGGGTGCGAGCTGCCATTTCTCCACACGCCCGATGTCGTCGGAAATGCCGCAGGGCGGCGGGCGACCTTGCCCTGGTCCGCCTTCGCTGACCCGGGCGCGCAGGTCTCGGGCAGGAACAGCCGACTCAGTGGTGACCGTCTCCTTCGTGTCAACTCATCGGCTTCGCCGTCGTCGTGCATCCTGCCGGCGACGTCGGCACGCGCTGCCACTTCGGACGCAGGGTGACGGGTGGGTTACGACCGGGTCACGGCTGTCACAACTGATGTCGTCGGACGCCCGCGAGGCGATCACGCCCTCCGCCCGGCGGTGCCTGCGGCGTCTTCGGCGAGCCAGCTCGGTCGCGCGGGCGGCTTCGGCAGATCCGGATCGGGATCGGTCCACTCGTTTCCCCAGGCGGCCAAGGCTGCGAGCACCGGCACCAGGGCGCATCCCTGTTCAGTGAGGAGGTACTCGAAGCGGGCGGGTTTGAGGCTGTACTGCGTGCGCCTGAGGACGCCGGAGGCAGTCAGCTCCGTCAGTCGTCGGGCGAGCGTGTTCTCGCTCATCCGCAACCGATCGCGGAATTCGTCGAACCGGCGGGCTCCGGCGAGGGCTTCACGCACCACCAGGAGCGCCCATCGTTCGCCGACCACGTCCAGCGCTCGGGCGGCGGGACAGTTGTCGAGGGCGAGGGGCGAGCGCATGCCCTCAGCCTAGCGGCTTCCATGTTGGAAGTGAACTGCTAGCCTCCCGTTACTTCCATCGTGGAAGCCACTGGGGAAAGGTGCTTCCAGATGCAGAGACTTCGTCAGGCCAGTATCGAGGTTGCCCGTGGGGTGTTCCGTTTCGGAGACGGCCACGTCAACTGGTACGTCATCGAGCAGGAGGGCGCCCTGACCGTCGTGGACGGCGGTATGCCCAGCCACTGGCCCGCACTGATGGACTGGCTGACGAAGCGGGGGCAAGGTCTGGACGCCGTTCGGGCCATCGTGCTCACCCACGGACACGCCGATCACCTGGGCATCGTCCGCCGGCTCTCCGACGCCACCGGCCGGCCGGTGTACATACACCCGGACGACGAGGCGCTGGCCGAAGGCGCCCGACTCCACACCCCACCCCGCCGTATTCGGCGAAACCTGTGGAAGCCTCACGTCTTTGCACTCAACCTGAACTGGGCACGCGCGGGCCTGTTTACCGTCCCGCCGATCCTGCACGCCGAGTGCTACACCGATGGGCAGCGTCTCGACGTACCGGGATCGCCTCGGGCGATCCACACTCCCGGCCACAGTCCAGGGAGCAGTTGCCTGCTGCTCGCCGACCGAGACGTCCTGATTACGGGAGACGCCCTGGTGACACTCGACGTCGTCACCGGCCGACGTGGCCTGGGAATCATGCCCGGCACCCTCAACGACGACCCCGAACAGGCATTGGACAGCCTGACCGCTCTGGCCGGAATCACAGCCACGACGCTGCTCCCCGGCCACGGCGAGCCCTACGCGGAAGGCGTGCCCACAGCTCTCGCGGCGGCCCGTCGACACGGCATCGACTGGAGGACGCCGGCCGCAGGCGCACACAGCCACACCCATTGACCGCAGCCCGTCCGATCGAACGCACTCGGCGGTGCCGCGGTCGCCGTCGGCGGTTCCGGTTGCGACTTGTCCCTGAAACCGGATTCAACCCTGGTGAGAGGCAGCACGGCAGGGCACGCGGTGAGTACGTCTGGTTCTGGGTGGGCTCTCTTTCTCCATGGTCGGTCACGACGCGGCCGAGGGGGCGCTGCGGAGGTTCCTGAAGGGCGAGGCCGGCGGGTTCAACGCCGACCCGAACCAGAGCGTCGCCGACTACCTGACCGTCTGGCTCGCCGCCAAGGCCCTCGTGCTCAAGCCGACCACCATCGCCCGTTACCGGGACTACGTCCACAACGATCTCGTCCCGGCCTTCGGGACCCTGAAGCTGGACGAGCTCGGGCACCGGCACATCGCCGCGTTCGTCACCAGCGAGCTCGCCGCCGGCCGCGGCCAGACCACCCTCTACCGGTGCCTTGTCACACTCTCCAGCGCCCTCGGCGCCGCCTTCCGCCAACACCGCCTCGCCCACAACCCAGAACAGCCCCTCGGCTCTTCACCGTCCGCCGTCGCCAGAGCGGCGGATCTGGACCGCGGACGAGGCCGTCCGCTTCCTCCAGCACTGCCATAAGGCAGACCCAGACATGGCCGACCTGTTCGAGTTCCTCATCGGCACCGGCATGCGCAAGGGAGAGGCCCTCGGTCTGCACTGGGACGACGTCCACTCGTGTTCTGCAGACCCGACGGCCGACCACTCCGCCCTCAGGGCGTACTCGACCGGCTCCGGAAACCGTCCGACGAAGCCGGCGTTCCCCGCATCACCGTCCACGACCTGCGACACCTCGCCGCCACCATCACCATCACCGCCGACGTCCCACTCACCGGAGCCGAGAAGACCGGCCGCCGGACGGACCGGCCAGCGTGGCTGCGACCACCACGCGACCACATCCAGCGCCTCCGCGAGGCCCTCCACTGGCTCCGCTCCCCCGCCCCGCCCGCGTTCAGCACTATGGCGGACAAGCCCCGAACCGGGCGTGCGGCCACACCGCGACCACCAGGACTCCGGGCATGGAAAAGGCCGCCCTCTCATGGATGAGAGAACGGCCTACGACCTGCATGAAGCATGGTCGGGACGACAGGATTTGAACCTGCGACCCCTTGACCCCCACCGGCTCCAATAGGTCGCCACAGGTGGGCGCTCGGCATGGCGAACGGTGCAACAGCGTGCCGTCCGCGGCGCGGGACGGTCCAGGTGCGCGCCCGGTGAGCCGCGGCGCAGCCCCGCGTCAGGCCCCGGCCGCTCTGGCTCCCGCGATCACCTCGGGCCGCAGCAGGGCGGTGAGCCGCTCGGCCGGCAGCAGACCTCGCTCCAGGACGAGCTCGGCCACGCCCCGGCCGGTGGCGAGGGCCTCTTTGGCGATGTCGGTGGCGGCGGTGTATCCGATGTGCGGGTTCAGGGCGGTCACCAGGCCGATGGAGTTCTCAACGGTGGCCCGCAGCTTCTCGGTGTTGGCGGTGATGCCGGCCACGCAGCGCTCGGCGAGGGTGAGGCAGGCCGCGCGCAGGTGGATCACGGACTTCGACAGCGAGTGCAGGATGACGGGCTCGAAGGCGTTGAGCTGGAGCTGTCCGGCTTCGGCGGCCATGGTGATGGTGATGTCGTTGCCGATCACCTCGAAGGCGACCTGGTTGACGACCTCCGGGATCACCGGGTTGACCTTGCCGGGCATGATGCTGGAGCCCGCCTGCACC contains these protein-coding regions:
- a CDS encoding MBL fold metallo-hydrolase; protein product: MQRLRQASIEVARGVFRFGDGHVNWYVIEQEGALTVVDGGMPSHWPALMDWLTKRGQGLDAVRAIVLTHGHADHLGIVRRLSDATGRPVYIHPDDEALAEGARLHTPPRRIRRNLWKPHVFALNLNWARAGLFTVPPILHAECYTDGQRLDVPGSPRAIHTPGHSPGSSCLLLADRDVLITGDALVTLDVVTGRRGLGIMPGTLNDDPEQALDSLTALAGITATTLLPGHGEPYAEGVPTALAAARRHGIDWRTPAAGAHSHTH
- a CDS encoding winged helix-turn-helix transcriptional regulator; protein product: MRSPLALDNCPAARALDVVGERWALLVVREALAGARRFDEFRDRLRMSENTLARRLTELTASGVLRRTQYSLKPARFEYLLTEQGCALVPVLAALAAWGNEWTDPDPDLPKPPARPSWLAEDAAGTAGRRA
- a CDS encoding N-terminal phage integrase SAM-like domain-containing protein, translated to MVGHDAAEGALRRFLKGEAGGFNADPNQSVADYLTVWLAAKALVLKPTTIARYRDYVHNDLVPAFGTLKLDELGHRHIAAFVTSELAAGRGQTTLYRCLVTLSSALGAAFRQHRLAHNPEQPLGSSPSAVARAADLDRGRGRPLPPALP